A single window of Colletotrichum higginsianum IMI 349063 chromosome 8, whole genome shotgun sequence DNA harbors:
- a CDS encoding Capsular associated protein, translating into MADPLKKYGGILAACFLLLACTAWISSRFNNSAAFERPIHFSILTLFESGLVIALGCRKLSSRNDSASSQGYQLAIPSSLKHDWKQHLQAGIDAVRNCCFLSSPSFILGGLIVLRSLLFWRTIRTIHCSWESFETFVPALVALFTTASPTAIQLQQHPGLENRPRRCFNVGSVRYVIVAIVWACSARITLALSAQSAGAICPAGFFRWERQIPLAQVLAVVLDAVLLTCLSRWRQDAVDDAPQAWAFASRVFLRSAGVLAVLATFSFYNLRNIRWAFDLHYVGVRDLLVDSTVASVALTSAFYVASDIHPGTLAVIVTAFGVYAHHLIRMLQTSSPVDDSLVYMVSGGLTIAGVGLLLRYEKDITSTSSAISGDPRLMRFLTGWYVIFVGFLCATYLILYPDFASSDTLSFPDLLSAANAESDAWIARANQSRTLEGAVNEYPNGSPVIDDFTQINDDLLPFWGVAPDVLRQRTRHIIGVPWLGMGGIRIRGGKVEVAPGTPGSHMWMMRSMQDMIEEFAEHLPDMDFAINLNDEPRVSISFEDMQQLQTTAAKSQTRLLNSNDLKTFDSSKPPAWSDGDVLQSPHERSPYFTDRVRDQIYYDFIAPSCPPESPARNTRWWSRREACRDCVLPHAVRLFEGLENPVVSNWTAATDLCHQPDLAYLHGFLASPAPAIFTKAPFPVFSQSRTSGFADILVPSPWNYDDKTTYDEGEDVEWERKKNTMFWRGSSSDGYAARGSWQGFLRARFVWAANAIRTKSAPAARPDADGPPGPATPGDGKPDFDVGFVGGFSKCHTDDCQSQRDTFWGGDSSSKSKVAFGEHWQYAHLMDLDGAGFSGRFIPFLRSRSLVYRAGLFRTWFGERVHAWRHYVPVDARLHELGGLLRYFGARDDEEGGRRAREIAEEGRAWAARALRREDMRVYMFRLLLEWGRVLDDAREGLGFAVVA; encoded by the exons ATGGCGGACCCGCTGAAGAAGTACGGCGGCATCTTGGCGGCGTG CTTTTTGCTGCTTGCCTGCACCGCCTGGATATCCTCTCGATTCAACAATAGCGCCGCTTTCG AACGGCCAATCCACTTCTCCATCCTGACGCTGTTCGAATCCGGTCTCGTCATCGCGTTAGGTTGCAGGAAGCTTTCGTCAAGGAATGACTCAGCCAGCAGTCAGGGATATCAACTCGCAATACCGTCAAGCTTGAAACATGACTGGAAACAGCACCTCCAAGCGGGCATCGACGCCGTACGAAACTGCTGCTTCTTGTCCTCACCTTCTTTCATCCTCGGAGGTCTCATCGTGCTGCGCTCGCTGCTATTCTGGCGCACGATTCGTACGATTCACTGCTCGTGGGAGAGCTTTGAG ACCTTCGTACCGGCTCTAGTCGCCCTGTTCACGACAGCGTCACCCACCGCCATCCAACTACAACAGCACCCCGGATTGGAAAACCGGCCGCGGCGCTGCTTCAACGTAGGCTCTGTTCGTTACGTTATTGTCGCCATCGTCTGGGCATGCTCCGCAAGAATTACCCTTGCCCTCTCCGCACAGTCTGCCGGAGCCATCTGCCCAGCGGGCTTCTTCCGATGGGAAAGACAGATCCCGCTCGCACAAGTGCTGGCCGTTGTTCTGGACGCGGTGTTGTTGACTTGCCTGTCGAGATGGCGTCAAGACGCCGTAGACGATGCGCCGCAGGCTTGGGCCTTCGCATCGCGGGTCTTCCTGAGATCTGCCGGCGTTTTGGCTGTGCTTGCGACTTTCTCGTTCTACAACCTCCGGAACATACGGTGGGCCTTCGACCTGCATTACGTCGGTGTTAGAGACCTCCTGGTCGACAGCACCGTCGCTTCGGTCGCCCTCACTTCCGCCTTCTACGTCGCGAGCGACATCCACCCCGGCACGCTGGCGGTGATCGTCACGGCGTTCGGGGTGTACGCCCATCACCTGATCCGCATGTTGCAGACCTCGTCACCTGTGGATGATTCCCTGGTTTACATGGTCTCCGGCGGTCTCACAATAGCTGGCGTAGGTCTACTCCTGCGCTACGAGAAAGATATCACCAGCACATCCAGCGCAATATCAGGGGACCCACGCCTGATGCGATTCCTCACGGGATGGTACGTGATCTTTGTCGGCTTTCTATGCGCGACCTACCTGATCTTATACCCGGACTTTGCCTCCTCCGACACCCTCTCCTTCCCTGACCTActctccgccgccaacgccgaaTCCGACGCCTGGATTGCAAGAGCGAACCAGAGCAGGACGCTTGAGGGCGCCGTCAACGAGTACC CCAACGGCTCGCCCGTTATTGACGACTTTACGCAGATCAACGATGACTTGCTACCCTTCTGGGGTGTCGCGCCGGATGTGCTGCGGCAGCGGACGAGGCATATCATCGGGGTGCCGTGGCTCGGCATGGGAGGAATCCGGATTCGTGGGGGCAAGGTCGAAGTTGCGCCGGGCACTCCCGGATCGCACATGTGGATGATGCGCTCGATGCAGGACATGATTGAGGAGTTTGCAGAGCATTTGCCCGATATGGACTTCGCCATCAACCTGAACGACGAGCCTCGCGTGTCCATCTCGTTCGAGGACATGCAACAGCTGCAGACCACAGCGGCGAAGTCACAAACGCGGCTACTGAACAGCAACGATCTCAAGACCTTTGACAGCTCCAAGCCGCCGGCATggagcgacggcgacgtccttCAGTCGCCACACGAGCGGTCGCCGTACTTCACAGATCGCGTCCGAGACCAGATCTACTACGACTTCATCGCGCCGTCCTGCCCGCCCGAATCCCCTGCCCGTAACACGCGGTGGTGGAGCCGTAGAGAGGCCTGCCGCGACTGTGTCCTCCCGCACGCCGTCCGCTTGTTCGAGGGTCTCGAGAACCCCGTCGTCTCCAACTGGACCGCGGCCACCGACCTCTGCCACCAGCCGGACCTTGCTTATCTTCACGGGTTCCTGGCATCCCCCGCGCCGGCCATCTTCACGAAGGCTCCGTTCCCCGTGTTCAGCCAAAGCAGGACGTCAGGGTTCGCGGACATTCtcgtgccgtcgccgtggaactacgacgacaagacgacgtacgacgagggcgaggacgtcgagtGGGAGCGGAAGAAGAACACCATGTTCTGGAGGGGCTCGTCATCAGACGGGTACGCAGCGCGGGGGTCGTGGCAGGGCTTCCTGAGAGCGCGCTTCGTCTGGGCCGCGAACGCGATCCGGACGAAGagcgcccccgccgcccggCCGGACGCGGACGGGCCGCCGGGTCCCGCAACCCCGGGTGATGGCAAGCCAGACTTCGACGTCGGTTTCGTGGGCGGCTTCTCGAAATGCCACACGGACGACTGCCAAAGCCAGCGAGACACGTTCTGGGGCGGGGACTCGTCATCCAAGTCCAAGGTCGCCTTCGGCGAGCACTGGCAGTACGCTCACCTGATGGAcctcgacggtgccggcTTCAGCGGGCGCTTTATCCCCTTTCTGCGGAGCCGCAGCCTCGTCTACCGCGCCGGGCTGTTCCGGACGTGGTTCGGGGAGCGTGTGCACGCGTGGCGGCACTATGTCCCCGTCGACGCGCGATTGCACGAGCTCGGGGGCCTTCTGCGGTACTTCGGGGCccgggacgacgaggagggcgggcggAGGGCGCGGGAGATCGCCGAGGAAGGGAgggcgtgggcggcgagggcacTGCGGAGGGAGGATATGAGGGTGTACATGTTCCGGTTGCTGCTGGAATGGGGTAGGGTCTTGGATGATGCGAGGGAGGGGCTTGGATTCGCGGTGGTGGCTTGA
- a CDS encoding TBC domain-containing protein has translation MMIYGHQDVDLAGPSPGSPPGMTSSKTSKSSSFKSFHSDDNSVLDDVSHFEEIGLDDDASHYDTHRARDTHPPKASQPYSRSYSNDFRPISWKPPHSRSPPMARELAKPRSTSGAADLAPNVRSNSRSSSRPPFLSLKTDGHVLNRRSPSAGRLSDPRRSPVNPVNSRGFASHSTTSLHFPRKNRSPSPNFSLLPRDPNVPLKPRRESWQSTQDRKSALELEKECDEDDTDDIPDGLILDNVPISPRPRQERTPSRPTSSSGASPNRPPKERVRSVGNGTPPVPVDSGCLRSPSWKSDTALSSIGEHGAPEPLRNRARSWNLALAELNADAKDLTEKLEEHSDYVREKAAENANPTGRHTWNGKSLEQHAQKPRVKSALPELPPIRHQTNIMIDPLPISKEKEAVLSRTRPSWLPPKDPAEEKRHLREYKKMMARSAEADRRREVSREAKKSTRDTTADNLMRVWDDDIIPRWADAVRERRTRELWWKGIAPRSRGTVWARAIGNELGLSGKSYNAALGRAQELEGRVTAGKGDSEDIRRAAWLSAIRKDVADHTWQDLRIFQVGGPLHQSLVDVLFAYALYRSDIGYVKGCNTLAALLLLNLPSPSATFIALANVLNRPLPLSFYSEDPGAKASAYNLVMQTLSVKSPRLHEHLTKDISEGYADFYLGNFFMGLGTTHLAMDEAARLWDVYVFEGDAVLVRAAVATLMRHEMALLGVKSAGEARKIIESGAHKDGRKAVVGDDGAEDRWIRAVREAGKA, from the exons ATGATGATATACGGGCATCAAGACGTTGATCTCGCTGGTCCCAGCCCAGGTTCGCCCCCAGGCATGACGTCTTCCAAAACATCAAAGTCTTCTTCGTTCAAGTCCTTCCATTCCGACGACAACAGCGTCCTGGACGACGTGAGTCATTTTGAAGAAATCGGTCTAGACGACGATGCTTCCCATTACGACACCCACCGCGCCCGCGACACACATCCCCCGAAGGCCTCCCAGCCCTACTCGAGATCTTATTCCAACGACTTTCGCCCTATATCATGGAAGCCGCCGCATTCTCGCTCCCCACCCATGGCCCGGGAACTCGCCAAACCCAGAAGCACAAGCGGCGCCGCTGATCTCGCCCCCAACGTCCGCTCCAACTCACGATCCTCCTCGCGACCCCCTTTTCTGAGCTTGAAGACCGACGGCCACGTCCTCAACCGCCGGAGCCCCAGCGCTGGTCGCCTTTCCGATCCCCGTCGAAGCCCCGTAAACCCCGTCAACTCTCGAGGCTTTGCGAGCCACTCAACGACTTCCCTCCATTTCCCCCGCAAGAACCGCAGCCCGAGCCCCAACTTTTCGTTACTTCCGAGAGACCCCAATGTGCCCCTGAAGCCCCGACGGGAAAGCTGGCAGTCAACCCAAGACCGGAAGTCGGCATTGGAATTGGAAAAGGAAtgcgacgaggacgacacgGACGATATCCCCGATGGTCTCATTCTCGATAATGTCCCCATCTCGCCCCGACCTCGACAGGAACGAACACCCAGCCGACCAACCTCGTCCTCCGGGGCATCACCCAACAGACCGCCAAAAGAAAGAGTCCGTAGTGTGGGCAACGGAACACCCCCGGTCCCCGTTGACTCGGGATGTCTACGTTCCCCATCCTGGAAGTCGGACACGGCCTTGTCGTCCATCGGAGAGCATGGTGCGCCCGAGCCCCTCAGGAATCGCGCGAGAAGCTGGAACCTCGCACTGGCAGAGCTCAATGCCGACGCCAAGGACTTGACGGAGAAGCTTGAAGAGCACTCGGACTATGTTCGCGAGAAAGCCGCGGAAAACGCTAACCCCACGGGACGCCACACTTGGAACGGCAAGTCCCTCGAGCAACACGCGCAGAAGCCTCGGGTCAAGTCTGCGTTGCCTGAACTGCCTCCGATCCGGCATCAGACCAATATCATGATTGACCCACTTCCAATTTCCAAGGAAAAGGAAGCAGTTCTCAGCCGCACACGGCCCTCATGGCTTCCACCCAAGGacccggccgaggagaagcgccATCTGCGAGAGTACAAAAAGATGATGGCTCGCAGCGCCGAAGCAGACCGACGTCGCGAGGTCTCGCGCGAGGCCAAAAAGTCAACTCGCGACACGACGGCCGATAACCTGATGCGAGTCTGGGACGATGATATCATTCCCAGGTGGGCCGATGCCGTGCGAGAGCGTCGGACGCGCGAGTTGTGGTGGAAGGGAATTGCTCCCCGCAGCAGAGGCACCGTCTGGGCGAGGGCCATAGGCAACGAACTGGGCCTCTCCGGGAAGTCGTACAATGCCGCCCTCGGTCGAGCTCAAGAACTTGAGGGGAGAGTCACTGCTGGCAAGGGTGACTCTGAGGACATTCGGAGAGCAGCTTGGCTCTCGGCCATTCGCAAAGACGTGGCCGATCACACTTGGCAGGATCTACGCATCTTCCAGGTTGGCGGGCCTCTGCATCAgagcctcgtcgacgtcttgTTTGCCTATGCGCTGTACAGAAGCGACATCGGCTACGTCAAGGGGTGTAAC ACTCTTGCAGCTCTTTTGTTGCTCAATCTTCCCTCGCCATCCGCGACATTCATCGCCCTTGCCAATGTCCTAAACCGCCCATTGCCTCTTAGTTTCTACTCGGAGGACCCTGGTGCGAAAGCTTCGGCCTACAATCTGGTTATGCAGACGCTAAGCGTCAAGTCTCCCCGACTCCACGAGCACCTGACCAAGGACATTTCAGAAGGCTACGCTGACTTCTACCTCGGCAACTTCTTCATGGGACTCGGCACGACTCACCTGGCCATGGATGAAGCAGCCCGTCTTTGGGATGTGTACGTCTTCGAAGGTGACGCGGTGTTGGTTCGGGCCGCCGTGGCCACACTGATGCGCCACGAGATGGCGCTCCTGGGCGTCAAGTCTGCCGGAGAGGCCAGGAAGATAATTGAAAGTGGCGCCCACAAGGACGGCCGCAAGGCTGTCGTtggagatgacggcgccgaggaccgcTGGATACGAGCTGTTCGGGAAGCGGGCAAGGCCTAA
- a CDS encoding Chromate transporter gives MLATTWEHSLRANAALAADVLRHNWHMGVTAFGGPPVHFKIFHDRFVKRLRWIDEEMFQELFSISQALSGPASTKMLYCINLIQNGLLGAILAFFIWR, from the exons ATGCTTGCCACAACGTGGGAGCACAGCCTGCGGGCGAATGCGGCGCTTGCGGCAGACGTCTTGAGGCACAATTGGCATATGGGTGTCACAGCCTTCGGAGGCCCTCCGGTGCATTTCAAGATC TTTCACGACCGCTTCGTAAAGCGACTGCGATGGATCGATGAGGAGATG TTCCAGGAGCTCTTTAGCATCTCCCAGGCCCTCTCGGGACCCGCCAGCACCAAGATGCTGTACTGCATCAACCTTATCCAGaacggcctcctcggcgccatcctAGCCTTTTTCATCTGGAGGTGA
- a CDS encoding Eukaryotic translation initiation factor 3 subunit B, translating to MAPSFDHLREADLDDDEYDEEEIDISDLREKYEVQLEQGYDTFVVIDGLPEVNEEQKPKLVKFLLKKLNSVGKTREDLIYMPMGENGKSLRFAFVEYSSPGEAAAAVRGLDQVPLDKKHILRVNKLTDVDRYGREGKIQEEYTAPYIEEFTEKEHLRSFMKDPSGRGRDQFAMYRGDTVGVFWNNEKDVPENIVDRQNWTDSFIRWSPEGTYLTSVHAQGVQIWGGASWSRQKRFPHPFVTFCDWSPSEKYLVTWSARPISIPDEGHPALSVDDDGKNYVIWSVESGKPIRSFANLDVAGMDEAKQRKLLWPAFKWSADDNYVARLNYQTGISVYELPRMNLLDKTSIKIEGIMEFDWAPASPQRDGIKTYEQLLTYWTPEIGSNPAKVGLMSIPSKEVVRQLPLFSVSDAKLHWQSDASYLCVKVDRHSKSKKSQATTLEIFRIKEKGVPVEVVDTIKDTVINFAWEPKGDRFVIITTTEPAGAVAVAPKTSVSFFCPEKAKGNVVGNFKHLRTLDKKNSNAIYWSPRGRFVVIATVHNQQSSDLDFFDLDFEGEKPESDKDLTANLQLMNTGDHYGVTDIEWDPSGRFVATWASAWKHSMENGYHIYDFKGEALREEPVEKFKQLAWRPRPPTLLTKEEQKQIRKNLREYSRVFEQEDMDRGASADREVVEARRRQLEEWVAWREDIEAEVGEEREALGLPQDIVAYLLSKKTAASDGEEQTIEEIVEEVLEETEEVVN from the exons ATGGCGCCTTCTTTCGACCATCTGCGCGAGGCagatctcgacgacgacgagtacgatgaggaggagatcGACATCTCCGACCTGCGCGAGAAGTACGAGGTTCAGTTGGAGCAGGGATACGACACCTTCGTGGTCATCGATGGCCTCCCCGAAGTCAACGAGGAGCAGAAGCCCAAGCTGGTCAAGTTCTTGTTGAAGAAGCTGAACTCTGTTGGCAAGACGAGAGAGGACCTGATCTACATGCCCATGGGCGAGAACGGAAAGTCGCTGAG ATTCGCCTTTGTCGAGTACTCGTCCCCCGGtgaggctgccgccgccgttcgtGGCCTCGACCAGGTCCCCCTCGACAAGAAGCACATCCTCCGCGTCAACAAGCTCACCGATGTCGACCGCTACGGCCGCGAAGGCAAGATTCAGGAGGAGTACACGGCGCCGTACATTGAGGAGTTCACCGAGAAGGAGCACCTCAGGTCATTCATGAAGGACCCCAGCGGCCGTGGTAGAGACCAGTTCGCCATGTACCGTGGCGacaccgtcggcgtcttctGGAACAACGAGAAGGACGTGCCCGAGAACATTGTCGACCGTCAAAATTGGACAGACAGCTTCATCCGGTGGTCGCCCGAGGGCACCTATCTCACCTCGGTTCACGCCCAAGGTGTTCAGATTTGGGGCGGCGCCTCGTGGTCACGGCAGAAGCGTTTCCCCCACCCCTTCGTTACCTTCTGCGACTGGTCCCCCTCCGAGAAGTACCTGGTGACATGGTCTGCCCGCCCCATCTCCATCCCCGACGAGGGCCACCCGGCCCTGtctgtcgacgacgacggcaagaaCTATGTTATCTGGAGCGTCGAGTCCGGCAAGCCCATCCGTTCCTTCGCTAACCTCGATGTGGCCGGCATGGACGAGGCCAAGCAGCGCAAGCTGCTCTGGCCCGCCTTCAAGTGgtccgccgacgacaacTACGTCGCCCGCCTCAACTACCAGACCGGCATCTCCGTCTACGAGCTGCCCCGCATGAACCTCCTCGACAAGACCTCCATCAAGATTGAGGGGATCATGGAGTTTGACTGGGCCCCCGCCAGCCCGCAAAGAGACGGCATCAAGACGTATGAGCAGCTCCTCACCTACTGGACTCCGGAAATCGGCAGCAACCCTGCCAAGGTCGGTCTTATGAGCATCCCCAGCAAGGAGGTTGTCCGTCAGCTGCCCCTGTTCAGCGTCTCCGACGCAAAGCTGCACTGGCAGTCCGACGCGTCGTACCTCTGCGTCAAGGTCGACCGACACTCCAAGTCCAAGAAGTCCCAGGCCACGACGCTCGAGATCTTCCGcatcaaggagaagggcgtccccgtcgaggtcgtcgacacCATCAAGGACACCGTCATCAACTTCGCCTGGGAGCCCAAGGGCGACCGcttcgtcatcatcacgACAACcgagcccgccggcgccgtcgctgtcgcGCCCAAGACCTCTgtctccttcttctgccccgagaaggccaagggcaacgtcgtcggcaaCTTCAAACACCTCCGCACTCTGGACAAGAAGAACAGTAACGCCATCTACTGGTCCCCGCGCGGTCGtttcgtcgtcatcgccaccgTCCACAACCAGCAGAGCTCTGACCTCGACTTCTTTGACCTCGActtcgagggcgagaagccCGAGTCCGACAAGGACCTGACAGCCAACCTGCAGCTTATGAACACGGGCGATCACTACGGCGTCACCGACATCGAGTGGGACCCCTCAGGACGTTTCGTCGCCACCTGGGCTTCTGCCTGGAAGCACTCT ATGGAGAACGGATACCACATCTACGACTTTAAGGGCGAGGCGCTGCGCGAGGAGCCTGTCGAAAAGTTCAAGCAGTTGGCCTGGCGCCCGCGCCCCCCGACGCTGCtcaccaaggaggagcagaagcagaTCCGCAAGAACCTGCGCGAGTACAGCCGCGTCTTCGAGCAGGAGGACATGGACCGCGGCGCGTCCGCCGAccgcgaggtcgtcgaggcccgccgccgccagctcgaggagTGGGTCGCCTGGCGCGAGgacatcgaggccgaggtcggcgaggagcgcgaggccctcggcctgcCCCAGGACATCGTCGCCTACCTCCTTtccaagaagacggcggccagcgacggcgaggagcagACCATTGAGGAGATTGTGGAGGAGGTActcgaggagacggaggaggtTGTCAACTAA
- a CDS encoding T-complex protein 1 — protein MSSFSPTQIFEDGTTEEKGENARLSAFVGAIAVGDLVKSTLGPKGMDKILQSASTGEIMVTNDGATILKSIALDNAAAKVLVNISKVQDDEVGDGTTSVAVLAAELLREAEKLVDKKIHPQTIIEGYRIASQAALKALKESAVDRSNTPEAFRKDLRAIARTTLSSKVLAQDRDHFSQLACEAVLRLKNSSDLSHIQIIKKAGGKLSDSYLDEGFILDKKIGVNQPKRLEKAKILVANTSMDTDKIKIFGARVKVGTTSKLADLEKAEKEKMKAKVEKIKAHGINCFINRQLIYNWPEQLFTDAGIMSIEHADFDGIERLALVTGGEIASTFDHPDQVKLGQCDLIEEVIIGEDTLIKFSGVGAGEACTIVLRGATDQLLDEAERSLHDALAVLSQTVKEPWTTLGGGCAEMVMAKAVEGAATRVEGKKQMAVSSFAIALRQLPTILADNAGLDSGELVARLRKAIYDGMTNYGLDLLTPGGGITDMRDLGVVESYKLKRAVVSSASEAAELLLRVDDIIRAAPRRRERA, from the exons ATG TCGTCCTTCAGCCCGACACAAATCTTCGAGGACGGAACcacggaggagaagggagagaaTGCCCGTCTCTCCGccttcgtcggcgccatcgccgtcggcgatcTCGTCAAGAGCACCCTTGGACCCAAGGGTATGGACAAGATTCTGCAGTCTGC ATCAACCGGCGAGATCATGGTCACGAACGACGGCGCCACCATCCTGAAGTCTATCGCCCTCGACAATGCGGCAGCCAAGGTCCTGGTCAACATTTCCAAGgtccaggacgacgaggtcggtGACGGCACCACCTCGGTTGCCGTTCTCGCggccgagctcctccgcgAAGCCGAGAAGCTTGTCGACAAGAAGATCCACCCCCAGACCATCATCGAGGGTTACCGGATAGCGAGCCAGGCcgccctcaaggccctcAAGGAATCCGCCGTCGACCGCAGCAACACCCCCGAGGCTTTCAGGAAAGACCTGCGGGCCATCGCCCGCACAACCCTCAGCTCCAAGGTCCTGGCCCAGGACCGTGACCACTTCTCCCAGCTCGCCTGCGAAGCCGTGCTGCGTCTCAAGAACTCATCGGACCTCAGCCATATCCAGATcatcaagaaggccggcggcaagctgAGCGACTcgtacctcgacgagggtTTCATCCTCGACAAGAAGATTGGCGTCAACCAGCCCAAGCGTCTGGAGAAGGCCAAGATCTTGGTGGCCAACACGTCGATGGACACGGACAAGATCAAGATCTTTGGCGCCCGCGTCAAGGTGGGAACGACCAGCAAGCTGGCGGACCTCGAGAaggcggagaaggagaagatgaaggcTAAGGTGGAGAAGATCAAGGCGCACGGCATCAACTGCTTCATCAACAGACAACTCATCTACAACTGGCCCGAGCAGCTCTTCACGGATGCGGGTATCATGTCCATCGAGCACGCCGACTTTGACGGCATTGAGAGGCTGGCTCTAGTGACGGGCGGCGAGATTGCCTCGACTTTTGACCACCCCGACCAGGTCAAGCTGGGACAGTGCGACTTGATCGAGGAGGTCATTATCGGCGAGGACACGCTGATCAAATTCTCTGGCGTTGGCGCTGGCGAGGCCTGCACGATTGTGCTGCGCGGTGCCACGGATCAGCTCTTGGACGAGGCGGAGCGAAGTCTGCACGACGCTCTGGCCGTCCTGTCACAGACGGTGAAGGAGCCGTGGACGACTCTGGGTGGCGGCTGTGCCGAGATGGTCATGGCCAAGGCTGTTGAGGGTGCCGCGACGCGCGTTGAGGGCAAGAAGCAGATGGCCGTCAGCAGCTTCGCGATTGCGCTGCGTCAGTTGCCCACTATCCTGGCCGACAACGCGGGCCTCGACTCTGGCGAGCTCGTTGCGCGTCTGAGAAAGGCCATTTACGACGGCATGACGAATTACGGATTGGATCTCCTGACGCCCGGTGGTGGCATCACCGACATGCGGGATCTGGGTGTCGTGGAGAGCTACAAGCTGAAGAGAGCGGTGGTTTCGTCTGCCAGCGAGGCAGCAGAG cttcttctccgcgtAGACGACATCATCCGCGCCGCCCCCAGAAGACGGGAGCGTGCTTGA